The following nucleotide sequence is from Cucumis melo cultivar AY chromosome 1, USDA_Cmelo_AY_1.0, whole genome shotgun sequence.
tatatatatatatatatatataaaaagaggtTAGGAATAATATGTTAAAAGTAAGAATAAATATGGATTCAAAACTAAAAGCACAATTATTCTTTCAAAACTTGGAGACATAGAGGAAAGAGTGCAACAAAAAACTAAATTGACTCATTGGTTTGATTCTTTAATATAAAATTAGATACATACTGATTTGTATTccaagaaaaacaaataagtaTTGGTTCACATCAATTTTTTATTAGACAAACTAATCAAAAACAAAGTGACATGTTTATACCCTTTGAAATAAACTCTAATTTACGTctcttttgttattttaattattatcgAACATATATCTTTATGGTTTAGAAAACGGCTCATTCATTCTAAAGCGTACATgcttttgaaaatatttataaatataacaaaatacgaCAATCTATCTATCATGATATGGATGAATATAGACAATCTATATTAATTAGTGTACTACATCGATTCATCATAAATAGATTGTAATATTTTGCTATAATCGAAAAGAATTCAAGAAATAAATTAGAAATAAGATAACAAtaaatagtttagtttagtttttgaTGGAGGCGGAGGGGAAGGAATCAAATAGACTTAATTTGTTACCGTTAATTTATtataaaagagaaagagagtGAAAATGAGTTTATTTGTAAATGTAAACCAAAGttgggatataatatattattagtttgaaaataTAGAATAATTAAAAAGAGAATAAATGGAAATGAAGAAAACAGTTAAACCTTTGCTGTAATGACCACACCGCGGCCTTCTCCTAAACACTCCAACttcctctctctttctcttttccatttccattttaatttattcatataaacaaattcatatataaatataaaattattcttctctccttcttcttcattctttaAATACACCATTTGCTTTCTCTCTTCACCAGTTACCCATTTTTTGTGCCAAGACCCAACTCTTCCATCTCTCTAGCTCTAAATCCCCAAACACAAAACAAATGGCACAGAGATCATCCACCAACTTATGGGGTGGTTTTAATGTCGCTTTGGTTTTGGGTTTATTCATCAACATTGCATTTGCTGATAGCCCTTATAGATTCTTCGATTGGAACGTTACCTATGGCGATATCTATCCTCTCGGGGTTCGCCAACAGGTTTGAGatattgattcttttttctttcttttcgtATCTAGCTTAAGCTTTTGATGAGTTGAATAATACTGATTTTGTGAATGGAATTTTGTAGGGGATATTGATAAATGGGCAATTTCCGGGACCGGATATTTATGCGGTTACGAATGATAATATTTACATCAATGTTCATAACAGTCTGCCGGAGCCATTTCTTCTGTCTTGgtttgtgtttttcttttcttttcttttctttctttcattcacACCTTTCTCTTTTTCAGTGTGTGGGAATAGTTTTGTGATGAAGAAAGgaattgttgtttttttattttcttttggtatTATTTAAACAAAACTTCACATCATAACAGTAATGACTAAAAGACTTCTGTTttatatcttaattaatattcACACACCttttcaatcaattttacaTTGGTTTGGTTCCTATCCTAACTTTCAATTTTGACAAAGTCATTGGCGGAGTTAGGAAGGTTTCATTATTATAAATCTAAATATTAAACCATTCGTTACTAAAAATTTATGTTTAGTAGATTTTGTAAATTTGAAAAGATATCAAAAAACTAAATCTGTCGTATTTCAAAGTTTAAGAAGTAAAATACACACCAACTTTCAAATAATTGGCATTTGGAAactatattatttattttcttaaatatgggaaataatttaaaagtaaataatttatatatacatatacatatattgAATCAGGAATATAGTAGTAATATCTAGAGATGTAAgaaattatttgtttaataatCAAATTTATAGAAAAACAAAGTGGTGGAATTTATATGGAtaatttttgaaagaaaataacattTGAGATGTGTTAAAAGAATTTTTAGTTTCTAAAAAGTTCCTTCGTAAtgttactttttaaaaataaaaataaaattttttagtCTAAAAACAAAAGgtaggtttaatttttttttttttttttttttttttttttttttttaaaaaaaaaagttttaaaaaacaagtttaatttttgaaacaaagtacataacaaattaaaagagaaaacaatATAAATAAGATTGCAATTTAGATATCTGAAAGGACACGTGAGAAGAGAATAAAATGcaaatttcaactttttaactcaaaagtcgttttaaaagcttttatttaatcatttaagTTTGGTTGgagtttaaaaagagaaaactaATTGGACTTTAGGCCCATTAAACTTGGGCCTACCGTTTTGGCCCATTAGAAATTAAAGCGCTCTTTTGTGAATCCAAACGTAGGAATGGAGTTCAACAGAGGAAGAATTCTTACCAAGACGGAGTATACGGAACCACATGCCCGATTCCGCCTGGCCAGAACTTTACCTACCGGATTCAGGTGAAGGATCAGATCGGAAGTTACTTCTATTTTCCCTCTCTTGCATTCCACAAAGCCGCCGGTGGATTTGGAAGTATAAGAGTTCTCAGTCGTCCCCTCATTCCCGTCCCTTTCCCGGAGCCGGCTGCCGATTACACCCTTCTCATCGGCGACTGGTACACCGCCAATCACACGGTAACTAACGGTTCGACTTTACAGTGTAATAGTTTCACTCAAGTTTGGATGATTTTATGACATTTGTTTGTTGTGGTGTTGTTTGTTTTGATCAGACATTGAAGACCATCTTGGATCGTGGTCATAGACTCCCTTTCCCTAATGGAATTGTTATCAATGGCCGTGGTCCGAGTGCTACTACTTTCACTGTTGAAAAGGGTAATTTGTGATTTGGATTTAGGACTGATTTTCGATTGGAATGGAACAATTCGAAGTGatttttttgggttttttgttgttgttgttgttgtaggTAAGACTTACAGGTTTAGAATAACGAATGTGGGGCTTCAGCATTCGCTGAATTTCAGGGTTCAAGATCATGAGCTGAAGCTAGTTGAAGTTGAAGGCACTCATACAATGCAGAATACTTATTCATCCCTTGATGTTCATGTGGGTCAATCTTATTCTGTGCTCATCACTGCGGATCAGCCGTCCCGTGATTTCTATATTGCTGTTTCGACACGGTTTGCTCCCAAGGTCCTCACCTCCACTGCCATTCTTCATTACAGCGACTCCACCACCTCTGTGGGTGGTCCAATTCCTGGTGGACCAACTGAAGTCGAGTGGTCCATTAATCAGGCTCGTTCCATCAGGTATTCTTCATTTAATATGTTGCAATTATATCATGAAATTAATATGTTGACTGCTGTGCTAGATCAATCTTTGGCATGATGTCGCTTATATGTTTGCTTTGTTTGTTTTTAGGACTAATCTCACTGCAAGTGGACCGAGACCAAACCCCCAGGGCTCGTATCACTATGGTCTGATTAATATTTCCAGGACTATCAAGCTGGAGAGTTCAGCAGCTCTTGTCAATCGCAAGCAGAGATATGCTGTTAACAGTGTGTCTTTCATTCCTGCTGACACACCTCTTAAGCTTGCAGATTACTTCAGTATTGATGGAGTTTTTCGCATTGGAAGTATCCCGGATTTTCCTTCTGGGAAGACAATGTTCCTTGATACCTCAGTCATGGGTGCTGACTATAGAGCCTTTATTGAGATTGTTTTCCAGAACCACGAGAACATCGTACAGAGTTGGCATATTGATGGTTACTCCTTCTGGGTTGTTGGGTAAGAACCGTTTAATTATTCAAACCAAGGAATGCATGCCGCAACAATAGTCAAATTTATATTGTTTTTGCTAATTCACGATAATGTCTTGTTTTATTGTCTGAGTGAACTTCACTATATGCATTTTAAGCTAatattccataaatgaatctaCAACATTGATTTATTGTTGCAGAATGGATGGAGGAGTTTGGACACCCGCTAGCAGAGAACAATACAATCTCCGAGATGCAGTTTCGCGGTGTACCACTCAGGTATATCATCGCCTCTTTCTTGTCGAGAAATTTCTGAAGTTAATGGAATTCACATCCACCAAGTTCAGTATAAAATCTGATCCGAGTGTTAAAGTAATGAAATTTTTACTTGTCATTTGTAGGTATACCCAAAGTCATGGACTGCCATTTATATGTCACTTGACAATGTTGGAATGTGGAACATAAGGTCAGAGTTTTGGGCAAGACAATACCTTGGGCAACAATTTTATCTTAGAGTTTACACACCAGTTAAGTCCTTCAGGGATGAGTACAATGTTCCAGATAATGCTCTCCTGTGTGGGAAGGCTGATGGCAAAAGCACAGCTTCTCCATAAATAATTGCCGTCATGATGCACAACACATTCTTTCAGTTGAGCTCTGGGTTTGCAAAAATCCCATTTGCACCCGTCTCCAGTATTTTTCTTAGCACGTTTATCGGTGTTTTCTTCAtcttgtatttttctttcttcctctgtTTAATGTTGCTACAATTAACAAAGAATTATGCAGTAGCAAGAGAAAGGAGAGGAATATTCTGCTGTGATGCTAACttgtttataaattataatgGTCTGGAAAATTTCAGCCATGTTTTCCTCTCTTACCTCTTCGTTGCTGTATACTTTTGTTGTAATTTGAACAACAATGAGAGGAAGAAAgaggcaaaaaagaaaaatgcattAGTGAGGAAGATAGGAATTTTAGTAGTTCTTTTCCTTAAAGAAGTTGCTCGTAAATTAGTGTGAATTATTGTACTCCAATAAGAACAGCGTTCGATATTCTTtaatcattatttattttaaagatCAGCCAGGTTCCACTttgttcttctctctctctctctcttgaagTTATTGTTTGGTTGTTATGTGTTCAAATTCTACCATAATTCTCATTCACATGTGCTCATTCTAATCTAGGTGGAGAGTAGAAGTAAATAGGCAATGGCAATCAAACTAAGCAATCTGTTAATATACACGAGTTTTATAGTTTACAACTTTTGTCGAATTCTCTTGTTTGATACATTTACAAAGCCAAGTGATGAGAAAAGAATTATATCTTACTGAATTATCCCTAACAGTGGATCCATACCATTCATATGTTAGTATTCATAATTTGCTTAATCATGTGACATTTAAGTTATCAGAAAATCCATAGTTCTGTTCTGTTTTGGTTGTATCTCGCAGAGCCGATTCTTCATTTTTCCATAATCCCTTCTCAGCTTTGGGAGTTAGCACAGTTAGGAGATCCTCTTTTCCCCTTTGCATTTTCTTCAAGTACTCTGGTTCTTCAAATAGCTTCACTATCTGCATTGTGTTCTATCACAAGGTTAGCTCTGACATATTGAAATTTTAGTGCAGGGAAAGAAACTTCTTACAGTTTCCATTGTTGGTCGTCTCGATGATGAGTGCAAGAGGCAGAGGCGGGCAATAATCATCATCATTTCCATCACATCATGGTTATAATCTTCCTTCAAATATGGATCAATTAAATGTTCTGCCAAATTACAGCTTAGTAGGGACCTTGCCTGTGGATCAGCACgataaaatatcataaatatcaaGAAGATAAGGAAATGCTGTATTAAAAGTTACCCTAAACGTTTGGTTGTTCGTTTTCTTACCCAGAAAACTAAGCTTCTACGGTTAGTCGGCTCTGTCTGAACTGCATGTTTCCCAGTGACGAGTTCCAAAAGCACGACGCCGTAGGAATAAACATCGACTTTCTCGTTTACTTTTCCAAACATCAAGTACTCTGGGGCTAAGTAACTGAACTTCCCGATGTCAACTTGTGTTGAGTCCTCTTGAACTGCTGGACGTACCATTGCTTCTCCAAAGTTTGATAACTGAAAATGTGAGAAGTTTCATAATATATCTCAGAGAGAACATACAAACTAAAGCAAGATGGGAACTGACTTGTGGTTGGCTGTGATCAGAGAGCAGAATATTGGATGATTTTATGTTTCTATGAATGATTGGAGGACTACAAGAATGATGAAGATACTTCAATGCCTTCGCGACCCCGATTGCAACTTTCACTCTATCAGTCCATTTGAGTTTCTTCAAATTCTGCATCAAATTTCCTTTCAACCGATGATTGTACACTACCGCTCGAATCTCCTCCCGGTTACAACAGCCTAGAATCTTAACAATGTTTTCATGCTTCAAGCTAAACAACATTTCAATCTCCCGAAGTAGATCGTCTGATGAAAACTGTTTGGTTTGGACTTTCACAGCTACAAACTGCCCATCTTCAAGTTTTGCACTATACAATTTAAAGCACGCACCCTCTCCAATCAGCATCAAAGGGCTGAAGTTCTTGGTTGCGGAAGCAATCTCTTGGGGTGTGAAAAGCCTGATGGAATGCTTCAAATCAAGACGATGGAGCTTCTCCGACACGAATGTGGGAATTTGAACAGCCTTGCTGACATGAGTTGGTCTATGAGATTCTTCTGGTTGTGACGGTAATggcgaggaagaagaagaagaagaagatgattcAGTCAATGGGTTTAGTGAAGGATgggtggaagaagaagatgatgattcATTGATGATGTTCTTGGGATTGTTTGTTGGTGATGATGAAGGAGGAGGTTTGGAGATTGGCCTTGTGGAGCCTTCTTGCGAAGTACCCTTCATTTgaatttggatatttcccttgTTGTCCATTACTAGAAGGGTACAAGTTGGAGGCAGCCCTTTCAAGCATGTCTTAACAACTGAATCTTTGGGACTGCATAATTAATTACAACTCATGTTAGGGACTAAAAtgcaaatattttattttctcgcAGCTTTTAATGTTCTCTGTCTTGTTCGTGgttttaaataaaaagttaGGATATTAAACTCTTGatctcaaaagaaaaattatatgtATGTGTTCGAAAGTCTTTATCCGAACAAATATGAGGAGAGAAGATCTAAATGTATAATTAAATTActaatattttataatataagaATGCAGTGTAAAATTAAATTTAGCCATTACCATTCTAATATAAGGAGGAAAACCTAAAGGTTCCTTTATTCATAAAAACTCAATTGAATTAAAGTAAAAATTTcgtatttttcttttagaaagCATCTCCCCAAAGTTATAATATTACTTTTTGAGCTTTCACAAGTATAAAAACTATAAAatcaaaatcatttaaaattttggatagATATTGAGACTTGGAATGATGTATGTATTACAAGGGGTTGTTTAAGACATTGGAATGAAGAATAATGAGAATATGAGCCAATTCAaatttcattccaaggcataatcATATGATTTTAGAAGTCCCAATTTTCGTCCAAATTTTCAAAGAATTTGTAGGACCCAACAAATAGTTTCTATAGTTTGATCGGTAAGTTCTAATTATAACCTATGAGAATAAATTCTAACGTTTtcttaaatttgtaattttaatctaaaaaagttgcaaagaagaagaagaaggaaaaaaaaaaaaaaaaaacaaaaatcatacCCTGAATTGGTGGTTCCAAGAACGAGAACAGTGGCAAAATTGAGACGAACTTGACGAGTTAATTCCGAAATATAGGATTCTCCTTCACAAATCCTCACTTGAAAATCCACCTACAAATTCAAAATCATGATCAAAATCAAACCCGCTTCAATTTCCACTAAACAAAACCACCCCCCAATCCACCAGTTTTAGACCTGCTTTGATTTGCAAAGATCCTCATGAATATGAAAAGTATTAGGATCAAAATTATCATTCGGCTCCGAAACACGAACCGCCACCACATTATCTCCTGTTTTGACAATCACCACTAGCATTCGCAGCAGAATCTCTCTACCGGAACTCTCAGCGTTCAGACCCACAATGATCGTCCTCTTCTTCCTTGCCGCCGATTTGGTTCTGACGAGTGACAACATTTCTTTGTTTTGGAGCCTGAGAAGTGAGTATCAACAAAAAACCATGACTCCGTTTTTGAGGAGATAGTATGGATATGTTTGATGATATAATAATGGTTGATTAGTTGAAGTAATGTGATGGTGGTGGCTTAAACAGTTTTGAAGGTTAAACAAAACAGTGAATTGGATTGTTGAAGTAGCTGGAATGTCAATCAAACTTTGGTTCATTCTTCAATGGCCCAACTCCTCCATTTATGACCTACATTTGGCTTCTTTTCCCTAACCATGTTTGTGTCAGTCAAATACTTGTCAATATAGAACGAGTTGGCCTGTGTGATAATATTCCAATTTTAAGATTGTTTTAAGTATATCTCTCCACCAATGGACCAACTACAGATTGCATTTTAGTAAGATTAAGAAATGGAATCAAGTTAAATGGAAAGAGTATCGGCAAAACTACTTTGATTTCTCAATTTTATCCAATTTTGACAAATGTTTCTTAAAGTTTGGAAACGAAAAACGAGAACttatatattttctaaaaatggaGAAAATAAACATGAACGTTTTAGTAATATTGATCCTTACGCTCCACTGTGCTAACTTAGTCATTTGGTTATGTTTATGTTACACACTTTTTCTttatgtgtgtgtatatttGTTGTGAAATTAGTGCATTAATaagaaaatttaattttgaaactgtacatttgtgtgtgtttttttttctttttttttttaattttgtcttATACATAAATTCCGCACAAACCTTCTTATTAGGGCGGTTCAAAAAAACCTATTAACTCGACCATTCCGAATTATCCAAATAGTAAGGATTGAGTtgtaaaatttaatatatatatggttTTATCAGGTTATTAGGATCTAGTAACTTGGTCAACtcgattttattattattattatatattgaatGAATTTAAATGTACACTTATACTTCCCATAAAATGCTTTTTATTCCTATTTCGAATGAATTTGAATGTAGACTTAGGTTTCATGCATTTGAGGATAAACACTTTGACTTTCATTtgattataaattttaaaaaaattgatgtaACATATGAAAGTCAATTATGTAAATATGACATTCTGTTTAcgaaaaaaattcaattttagtagaaaatgaaagaatgaaaaagtagtctaaattatgaaaaaaagCAATCCAATAACCGAACCCGAAAATTATGAGTTGAGTTGGAATTGATCCTTCCACATTGAACTGATATGATTCAATTTTTGCCAACCCAAGGACCTCGGTTTGGTCCATAATTTACCTCAAACCCGACCCAACTTATGTACAACCGTACTTGATATGTTTACCATTTATTTTTCACCGTGAGTTGATCTAATGATCATTTAGACTAATAAAGAGAATGATACTTATTAATGAACGTATATGACAACTAAATGTTGAATAGTGAGAGTTGTTTTTATAAGATTAGACATATATGAACACAATTCACCCAAGATGAAGTAATGAAGGACATGAATCGTTAGATTAATAAACTTTCGGTACTTACACGTCCTTCACTTGTGAGCCACATTCACCTCTTCCCTGAGCCATCAGGAAGTCTAAACAGAaaacaaagagagaaaaaaaagtacCCAACCACAAGTGAACTGCATCATCAAACTGCATATACAGAGGGCATCAAAATTAGTTGTACAACCTAAATAAAAGTTGCcattaaagctctatctttTTCTCGTTTTTCAATTCACAAGACAGATCATAGTAGAAGGTCCCCACCTTAACATGGGCAGGTATAGAGTTCACTTAATAAGTACTTCCTAACAAGTAGCACTTATGTCTGTTCTTGCCATTCAATAGATGAAGAACAAGGGCATTAAACACTGCTTCTAGAAACATGACGGGGACATTTGATCCACCAACTTCTTAAATTGGTGTAAACAATTCAACTTCAATAGTAAATACTATTAAAGTTTGCATATTTATTAAATAACTCCATCTTTCCCCTCTTTTCTCTACTTTTCACATATTATTTGCATTCATCGAAAAACTTCATCTTACAACTCTACATTCTAAACACAAACTTCCAAACTCCAGTATATTAGTTCCAAACTTATTAACTTCCACTAAAATCCACATCTAGACTGGGAAAGTGGCAGCACAGTTCTAGTTTGGATAGAGAGCATTGAGCTCTTATTCCTCCTATATGACTACCAAAATGCAGCCTATAAAATCATGTACTGAATTGTTTAATCCCCGAGGATAGTTCGAACAAAGTACATCGAACCATTTGTTAAGATAACCTCAAGGATCCATCATTCTTCAGTTCCTTTCACTTGAAATGAACATGCATCAAACGTG
It contains:
- the LOC103490248 gene encoding L-ascorbate oxidase homolog translates to MAQRSSTNLWGGFNVALVLGLFINIAFADSPYRFFDWNVTYGDIYPLGVRQQGILINGQFPGPDIYAVTNDNIYINVHNSLPEPFLLSWNGVQQRKNSYQDGVYGTTCPIPPGQNFTYRIQVKDQIGSYFYFPSLAFHKAAGGFGSIRVLSRPLIPVPFPEPAADYTLLIGDWYTANHTTLKTILDRGHRLPFPNGIVINGRGPSATTFTVEKGKTYRFRITNVGLQHSLNFRVQDHELKLVEVEGTHTMQNTYSSLDVHVGQSYSVLITADQPSRDFYIAVSTRFAPKVLTSTAILHYSDSTTSVGGPIPGGPTEVEWSINQARSIRTNLTASGPRPNPQGSYHYGLINISRTIKLESSAALVNRKQRYAVNSVSFIPADTPLKLADYFSIDGVFRIGSIPDFPSGKTMFLDTSVMGADYRAFIEIVFQNHENIVQSWHIDGYSFWVVGMDGGVWTPASREQYNLRDAVSRCTTQVYPKSWTAIYMSLDNVGMWNIRSEFWARQYLGQQFYLRVYTPVKSFRDEYNVPDNALLCGKADGKSTASP
- the LOC103490247 gene encoding PTI1-like tyrosine-protein kinase 2 isoform X1 encodes the protein MQFDDAVHLWLGTFFSLFVFCLDFLMAQGRGECGSQVKDVLQNKEMLSLVRTKSAARKKRTIIVGLNAESSGREILLRMLVVIVKTGDNVVAVRVSEPNDNFDPNTFHIHEDLCKSKQVDFQVRICEGESYISELTRQVRLNFATVLVLGTTNSGPKDSVVKTCLKGLPPTCTLLVMDNKGNIQIQMKGTSQEGSTRPISKPPPSSSPTNNPKNIINESSSSSSTHPSLNPLTESSSSSSSSSPLPSQPEESHRPTHVSKAVQIPTFVSEKLHRLDLKHSIRLFTPQEIASATKNFSPLMLIGEGACFKLYSAKLEDGQFVAVKVQTKQFSSDDLLREIEMLFSLKHENIVKILGCCNREEIRAVVYNHRLKGNLMQNLKKLKWTDRVKVAIGVAKALKYLHHSCSPPIIHRNIKSSNILLSDHSQPQLSNFGEAMVRPAVQEDSTQVDIGKFSYLAPEYLMFGKVNEKVDVYSYGVVLLELVTGKHAVQTEPTNRRSLVFWARSLLSCNLAEHLIDPYLKEDYNHDVMEMMMIIARLCLLHSSSRRPTMETIVKLFEEPEYLKKMQRGKEDLLTVLTPKAEKGLWKNEESALRDTTKTEQNYGFSDNLNVT
- the LOC103490247 gene encoding PTI1-like tyrosine-protein kinase 2 isoform X2 produces the protein MQFDDAVHLWLGTFFSLFVFCLDFLMAQGRGECGSQVKDVLQNKEMLSLVRTKSAARKKRTIIVGLNAESSGREILLRMLVVIVKTGDNVVAVRVSEPNDNFDPNTFHIHEDLCKSKQVDFQVRICEGESYISELTRQVRLNFATVLVLGTTNSGPKDSVVKTCLKGLPPTCTLLVMDNKGNIQIQMKGTSQEGSTRPISKPPPSSSPTNNPKNIINESSSSSSTHPSLNPLTESSSSSSSSSPLPSQPEESHRPTHVSKAVQIPTFVSEKLHRLDLKHSIRLFTPQEIASATKNFSPLMLIGEGACFKLYSAKLEDGQFVAVKVQTKQFSSDDLLREIEMLFSLKHENIVKILGCCNREEIRAVVYNHRLKGNLMQNLKKLKWTDRVKVAIGVAKALKYLHHSCSPPIIHRNIKSSNILLSDHSQPQLSNFGEAMVRPAVQEDSTQVDIGKFSYLAPEYLMFGKVNEKVDVYSYGVVLLELVTGKHAVQTEPTNRRSLVFWARSLLSCNLAEHLIDPYLKEDYNHDVMEMMMIIARLCLLHSSSRRPTMETVRSFFPCTKISICQS